A stretch of Oncorhynchus mykiss isolate Arlee chromosome 12, USDA_OmykA_1.1, whole genome shotgun sequence DNA encodes these proteins:
- the hmox2b gene encoding heme oxygenase 2 translates to MEDSVKAESVADGGGLVNAEKEPEDTLSPTDLSELLAAGTKEVHEKAENTQFVKDFLRGRIRKELFKLGDVALYYTYEAMEEEIERNKDHPDFSPLYFPELNRRDALSRDLDYFYGEDWRERVSCSPATQRYVERIHQVGQEEPVLLVAHAYTRYMGDLSGGQVLKKVAQRALKLPSTGEGVYFYQFDGIHSAKAFKQLYRSRMNELELDMATKDRLVAEAVLAFQFNMEIFDELEEMGKDIQEEVMDAGMPVHGAHGTGGDINKCPYYAAQMAASGGSAYVGQLAMAVLRHPTGQVLFAAWVAALAGLAAWYFM, encoded by the exons ATGGAGGACTCTGTGAAGGCGGAGAGTGTCGCCGATGGAGGAGGCCTGGTGAATGCAGAGAAAGAGCCAGAAGACACTCTCAG CCCCACAGACCTTTCTGAACTGCTGGCTGCCGGGACCAAAGAGGTTCACGAGAAGGCGGAGAACACCCAGTTTGTCAAGGACTTCCTCAGGGGGCGCATCCGCAAGGAGCTCTTCAAG ctgGGTGATGTGGCCCTCTACTACACCTACGAGGCTATGGAGGAGGAGATTGAGAGGAACAAGGATCATCCTGACTTCTCCCCGCTCTACTTCCCAGAGCTGAATAGACGTGACGCCCTGTCCCGCGACCTGGACTACTTCTATGGTGAGGACTGGCGGGAGCGGGTCAGCTGCTCGCCAGCCACGCAACGCTACGTGGAACGCATCCACCAG gTGGGTCAGGAAGAGCCGGTCTTGCTGGTGGCCCATGCCTACACCCGTTACATGGGCGACCTGTCCGGGGGTCAGGTGCTGAAGAAGGTGGCCCAGCGGGCGCTGAAGTTGCCATCGACGGGCGAGGGCGTCTATTTCTACCAGTTTGACGGCATCCACAGCGCCAAGGCCTTCAAGCAGCTGTACCGGAGCCGGATGAATGAGCTGGAGCTGGACATGGCCACCAAGGACAGGCTGGTGGCGGAGGCCGTGCTGGCCTTTCAGTTCAACATGGAG ATATTTGATGAGCTAGAGGAGATGGGTAAGGATATCCAGGAGGAGGTCATGGATGCGGGCATGCCCGTTCACGGGGCCCATGGGACCGGAGGAGACATCAACAAATGCCCCTACTACGCCGCACAAATGG CGGCCAGTGGGGGCTCGGCGTACGTCGGTCAGCTGGCCATGGCCGTCCTCAGACACCCCACAGGCCAGGTCCTATTCGCCGCCTGGGTCGCCGCCCTCGCCGGATTGGCTGCGTGGTACTTCATGTGA